Proteins from one Thermosipho atlanticus DSM 15807 genomic window:
- a CDS encoding sugar ABC transporter ATP-binding protein, with amino-acid sequence MQNIYAIELKGISKYFPGVQALKNVDFRLERGEIKALIGENGAGKSTLIKILTGAYFADEGEIYIFGKRIERMTPIISEKLGISAVYQNLVLAPHLTVAENIFLNDLPSKLSFVSENVLNQMAKEVLKKLEYDHIIDPREKVKNLSVAHQGIVAIGRAISKNAKIVIFDEPTAVLTSKETDELFRIIRELKKEGVSVIYISHRLEEIFEICDKAYVLKDGQFVIEKDIKETNEDELISYMVGRKLRKDFYVLRKKGKEILKVENLENRKLKNCSFNLLEGEIVGLYGLVGSGRTELVRAIFGADKIDRGNIYINGSLKYITNTLKGINNKLALIPEDRRNQGLALKLSVKENINLPIYRKISRFGFVNSKKEKQIAQDFVEKLNIKTPDIYKTVKNLSGGNQQKVVIAKWLASNAKVFIMDEPTNGIDVGAKEEIYSIMNELAKNGASILFISSYMPELMGICDRILVMNSGKIVANIPREEFNEEKILAYAIKSSIVEEVDSK; translated from the coding sequence GTGCAAAATATTTATGCTATAGAATTAAAAGGTATTTCTAAATATTTCCCAGGTGTTCAAGCATTAAAAAATGTGGATTTCAGATTAGAGAGAGGAGAAATAAAAGCTTTAATAGGAGAAAATGGAGCGGGAAAATCCACATTAATAAAAATACTTACAGGAGCCTATTTTGCTGATGAGGGAGAGATTTATATTTTTGGAAAAAGAATAGAAAGGATGACTCCAATAATTTCAGAAAAATTAGGGATTTCCGCTGTATATCAAAATCTCGTTTTAGCACCGCATTTGACTGTGGCAGAAAACATTTTTCTCAACGATTTACCTTCTAAACTAAGTTTTGTTAGTGAAAATGTTTTAAACCAAATGGCTAAAGAAGTTTTAAAAAAGTTAGAATACGATCACATAATTGATCCGAGAGAAAAAGTTAAAAATCTATCAGTAGCGCATCAAGGAATAGTTGCAATAGGAAGGGCAATTTCAAAGAATGCAAAAATAGTAATATTTGATGAACCTACAGCTGTATTGACTAGCAAAGAGACGGATGAATTATTTCGAATAATTAGAGAATTAAAAAAAGAGGGAGTATCGGTGATTTACATTTCGCACAGGTTGGAAGAAATCTTTGAAATATGTGACAAAGCTTATGTCTTGAAAGATGGACAGTTTGTAATTGAAAAAGACATAAAAGAGACAAATGAAGATGAACTTATATCTTATATGGTAGGAAGAAAATTGAGGAAAGATTTCTATGTATTAAGAAAAAAGGGAAAAGAAATATTAAAAGTGGAAAATTTAGAGAATAGAAAACTCAAAAACTGTAGTTTTAATCTCCTTGAAGGTGAGATAGTTGGATTGTACGGATTAGTTGGCTCAGGTAGAACAGAATTAGTAAGAGCAATTTTTGGAGCAGATAAAATTGACAGAGGAAATATCTACATTAATGGTAGTTTGAAGTATATAACCAATACTTTAAAAGGTATTAATAATAAATTAGCACTTATACCTGAAGATAGAAGGAACCAGGGGCTTGCATTAAAACTTTCGGTTAAAGAAAATATCAATTTACCTATTTATAGAAAAATTTCAAGGTTTGGATTTGTTAATTCGAAAAAGGAAAAACAAATTGCACAGGATTTTGTTGAAAAATTAAATATAAAGACACCTGATATCTATAAAACGGTTAAGAATTTGAGTGGAGGAAATCAACAAAAAGTTGTAATTGCAAAATGGCTTGCGAGTAATGCAAAAGTATTTATAATGGATGAGCCAACTAATGGAATAGATGTAGGTGCTAAAGAAGAAATATATTCCATAATGAATGAGCTTGCCAAGAACGGGGCTTCGATTTTATTTATTTCCTCATATATGCCTGAATTAATGGGAATTTGTGATAGGATTTTGGTCATGAATTCAGGAAAAATAGTTGCCAATATTCCAAGAGAAGAATTTAATGAAGAGAAAATTTTAGCATATGCAATCAAATCTTCAATTGTTGAGGAGGTAGATTCAAAGTGA
- a CDS encoding ABC transporter substrate-binding protein: protein MKKILLLVFLGLFVISMSLNVFAEKAVSTKQMKVFFIVKASESEYWQIVLNGAEKAAKHFGVTLIHQEPTTEADVSKQVAILETAISTHPDAIVIAPTVADALVPGIEHAMKMGIPVIIIDSAANTDMYVSFLASNNYKIGQAAADKMAELLAEKNGEPKGEVALITFMSGVGSLEQRKAGFIDRLKEKYPKIKLVAVRDAQGKQGNTIGITQDLLTAFPNLDGIYASNQYTGDEMVRALDMMGRKDLATVAVDSGAQEVWGLKNGYLDAILVQRPWIMGYAGVAYAIMARNGVPLGKNIDTGIVVVTPEMLKSGAADEVLDPINYHKDW from the coding sequence ATGAAAAAGATTTTGTTGTTGGTATTTTTAGGTTTATTTGTTATTTCAATGTCTTTGAATGTATTTGCTGAAAAGGCTGTTTCGACAAAACAGATGAAAGTGTTTTTCATAGTGAAAGCAAGTGAATCGGAATATTGGCAGATAGTTTTAAATGGAGCAGAAAAAGCTGCTAAACATTTTGGAGTAACTTTGATTCACCAGGAGCCTACAACCGAAGCAGATGTTTCAAAACAAGTAGCAATTTTGGAAACAGCAATCTCAACTCATCCAGATGCGATTGTAATTGCTCCAACTGTTGCAGATGCTTTAGTTCCAGGTATTGAACATGCTATGAAAATGGGGATACCAGTAATAATCATAGATTCAGCAGCTAATACCGATATGTATGTAAGTTTTCTTGCTTCAAATAATTATAAAATAGGTCAAGCTGCTGCAGATAAAATGGCAGAACTGCTAGCTGAAAAAAATGGTGAGCCTAAGGGTGAAGTTGCACTTATTACTTTCATGTCAGGTGTTGGTTCACTAGAACAAAGGAAAGCTGGTTTCATTGATAGATTGAAGGAGAAATATCCGAAAATTAAACTTGTTGCGGTTAGAGATGCACAAGGAAAGCAAGGAAATACAATAGGGATCACACAAGATTTATTGACTGCCTTTCCAAATTTAGATGGAATTTATGCAAGTAACCAGTATACAGGTGATGAAATGGTTAGAGCATTAGATATGATGGGAAGAAAAGATTTAGCAACAGTGGCAGTAGACAGTGGTGCTCAAGAAGTTTGGGGGTTAAAAAATGGATATCTTGATGCCATTCTGGTACAAAGACCTTGGATAATGGGGTATGCCGGTGTCGCATATGCAATTATGGCAAGAAATGGTGTCCCACTTGGAAAAAATATTGATACAGGAATAGTAGTTGTAACTCCTGAGATGCTTAAATCAGGAGCGGCAGATGAAGTATTAGATCCTATTAATTATCATAAAGATTGGTAA
- a CDS encoding LacI family DNA-binding transcriptional regulator, with protein sequence MITLFYNFEKRGEIIKRRITIKDIAKELGVNPSTVSRALNDKPGVNLELKKKIKEKAEELGYILSFQAKSLRTKKTMTIGIILSDIKNPFFLDFLDGVEKIFFPRKYKMLLATSNEDLEKEKTYLKWFLEHGVDGIIIAPTIGKNNKNNLNLLRRIKKSGIPVVLYDRKIEEAESEFDTVTINNYHAIVSAIKYLVRDMGHKNLGLCLIEPMVYTLKERYKGFIDGCNLFNVKYKNEWIIVLSNNERENMKRLKAIFDKTGPTAIIATNHYITQQILKAAKRYNRKIPSDLSLIAFDDNIENELYEVPITTIKQPVLLIGKNAATIMMGRLDGEDVIPQNIVLNTELIIRNSVQKL encoded by the coding sequence TTGATTACACTGTTTTATAACTTTGAAAAAAGGGGTGAGATTATAAAAAGAAGAATAACTATTAAAGATATTGCCAAGGAATTAGGAGTAAATCCTTCAACGGTTTCCAGAGCTTTGAATGATAAACCTGGAGTAAATCTTGAATTAAAGAAAAAAATAAAAGAAAAGGCAGAAGAATTAGGATATATTTTATCGTTTCAAGCAAAGTCTTTAAGGACAAAAAAAACCATGACAATTGGAATAATTTTGTCTGACATAAAAAATCCATTTTTCTTGGATTTTTTGGATGGGGTTGAAAAAATATTTTTTCCAAGAAAATACAAAATGTTGCTTGCGACTTCTAACGAAGATTTAGAAAAAGAAAAGACATATTTAAAGTGGTTTTTAGAACATGGAGTTGATGGAATTATTATAGCACCAACAATTGGAAAGAATAATAAAAATAATTTAAATCTTTTAAGACGTATAAAGAAAAGTGGAATACCTGTGGTTTTATACGATAGAAAAATTGAAGAGGCTGAAAGTGAATTTGATACAGTAACTATTAATAACTATCATGCGATTGTAAGTGCAATTAAATATTTAGTCAGAGATATGGGGCACAAAAACCTTGGTCTTTGCTTGATTGAGCCAATGGTTTATACACTAAAAGAAAGATATAAAGGTTTTATCGATGGTTGTAATTTGTTTAACGTGAAATATAAAAACGAATGGATTATTGTCCTTTCAAATAATGAAAGAGAAAACATGAAAAGGTTGAAAGCAATTTTTGATAAAACAGGTCCAACTGCGATTATTGCAACCAATCATTATATTACTCAACAAATTTTGAAAGCTGCAAAAAGATATAACAGAAAAATTCCTTCTGATTTATCATTAATTGCATTTGATGACAATATAGAAAATGAATTATATGAGGTACCAATAACAACAATAAAACAACCTGTACTTTTAATTGGTAAAAATGCAGCAACTATTATGATGGGAAGGTTGGATGGTGAAGATGTTATCCCACAAAATATAGTTTTAAATACGGAATTAATAATAAGAAACTCCGTGCAAAAATTATGA
- a CDS encoding L-fucose/L-arabinose isomerase family protein codes for MKKKRVGIITFSDGRKFVHEELLNMNKKFEERLIKALEATGEVEVVKASEIVWKPSLAKKAGKELMKAEVEATIFNYSIWCWPHLTVIASLYAPGPYLLYGQINPKYPGMVGLLAAAGALEQIGKYPFRVYGEPENEEVIEKVLKFVRAASAVNRLKGERYGQFGGRPMGMYTAAANGDQWMKEFGIDVEQIDQYELVLRAEKVDKNKVTKAREWLEQYSNVLYDGKQLTPEKFEKQIALYYAARELIDEYELDFVGFKGQPEMTNNYATLDVAEAFLNDPYDWDGPKDPIVAATETDMDGALTMEILKHISGEPVLFADVRHYFENEGLLDLCNSGTHATYFAARSKNPKENLKNVVFYPETFYFPAGGAAVKHFAAPGEMTFARLTRKNGKYHMTIFKGEVVDISEELKEKLSKEVQEEWPHVYVKLHTSKERFLELYPCNHTHGVYGDYMDELIKFCTMKNIDYTVL; via the coding sequence ATGAAAAAGAAAAGAGTAGGAATAATAACGTTTTCAGACGGAAGGAAATTTGTGCATGAAGAATTACTGAATATGAATAAAAAATTTGAAGAGAGGTTGATTAAGGCTTTAGAAGCAACGGGAGAGGTTGAGGTAGTAAAAGCAAGTGAAATCGTTTGGAAGCCTTCTTTAGCTAAAAAAGCGGGTAAGGAACTGATGAAGGCAGAAGTAGAGGCAACTATATTTAATTATTCTATTTGGTGTTGGCCGCATCTTACAGTTATAGCTTCTTTATATGCACCTGGTCCATATTTGTTATATGGGCAGATAAATCCAAAATATCCAGGTATGGTTGGATTATTAGCGGCAGCTGGAGCGTTGGAACAAATAGGTAAATATCCTTTTAGAGTATACGGCGAACCTGAAAATGAGGAAGTAATCGAGAAAGTTTTAAAATTTGTAAGGGCTGCTTCAGCGGTGAATAGATTGAAAGGGGAACGATATGGTCAATTTGGTGGAAGGCCAATGGGTATGTATACAGCTGCAGCAAATGGAGATCAATGGATGAAAGAGTTTGGAATAGATGTTGAGCAAATTGACCAATACGAATTGGTACTTAGAGCGGAAAAAGTTGATAAAAACAAAGTAACAAAAGCTAGAGAGTGGCTTGAACAGTATTCTAATGTACTATATGATGGTAAACAATTGACTCCGGAAAAATTTGAAAAACAAATAGCATTGTATTATGCGGCAAGAGAGTTAATAGATGAATATGAACTAGATTTTGTAGGGTTTAAAGGTCAACCAGAAATGACAAATAATTATGCTACTTTAGATGTTGCAGAAGCTTTCTTAAACGATCCGTACGATTGGGATGGTCCCAAGGATCCTATTGTTGCTGCTACTGAAACAGATATGGATGGGGCACTTACAATGGAAATTTTAAAACATATTTCTGGTGAACCAGTGTTATTTGCAGATGTAAGACATTATTTTGAAAATGAAGGATTGCTTGATCTGTGTAATTCTGGAACTCATGCTACATATTTTGCGGCAAGATCAAAGAATCCAAAAGAAAATTTGAAAAATGTTGTTTTCTATCCTGAGACTTTTTACTTCCCGGCAGGTGGTGCAGCAGTGAAACACTTTGCAGCACCCGGTGAAATGACTTTTGCAAGATTAACCAGGAAAAATGGAAAATATCATATGACAATTTTTAAGGGAGAAGTTGTTGATATAAGTGAAGAACTTAAAGAGAAATTATCCAAAGAAGTCCAAGAAGAATGGCCGCATGTTTATGTGAAACTACATACATCAAAAGAAAGATTTTTAGAACTTTATCCCTGCAATCATACTCATGGTGTTTATGGAGATTATATGGATGAATTAATAAAGTTCTGTACAATGAAGAATATTGATTACACTGTTTTATAA
- the dapA gene encoding 4-hydroxy-tetrahydrodipicolinate synthase: MDIVKKFGRILLPMITPFNEDFSVNYEIARKVASYLVEKNYCDTLIVAGTTGEFHSISFEERVKLFEEIKDEVGDKVPLIAGTGAVTTKETIELTKEAEKLGYDAAMIVVPYYCHPTQEGIYQHFKEIAKKTSLPLIIYNIPLFVNMSIAPETVGRLSEIDNIVAVKDEAGLNPLQTSEFIKKSKGRLSVYSGDDVMVLQVLSQGGVGVVSGGAHVVGDIIRDMIDSFLTGKTERSIKLFQLLYDVFKSFFGISDTRVNPTPGVKMALEIESGLPVSRTRLPLLTYSEEDRNFIKEILEKARKAYSELE; encoded by the coding sequence ATGGATATAGTAAAGAAGTTTGGTAGAATTCTTTTGCCTATGATTACTCCTTTTAACGAAGATTTTTCCGTTAATTATGAGATTGCTAGAAAAGTTGCGAGTTATTTAGTGGAAAAAAATTATTGTGATACTTTGATTGTAGCAGGTACAACTGGAGAATTTCACTCTATTTCTTTTGAAGAAAGGGTTAAACTTTTTGAAGAAATAAAAGATGAAGTTGGTGACAAAGTACCATTAATTGCAGGAACAGGGGCAGTAACAACAAAAGAAACAATAGAATTAACGAAAGAAGCTGAAAAATTAGGATATGATGCAGCAATGATAGTGGTGCCGTATTATTGTCATCCAACACAAGAAGGAATTTATCAGCATTTTAAAGAAATCGCAAAAAAAACATCGTTGCCTTTGATTATTTATAACATTCCTTTGTTTGTAAATATGAGTATTGCACCTGAAACAGTTGGAAGGTTATCTGAAATAGACAATATAGTAGCAGTGAAGGATGAAGCAGGTTTAAATCCTCTTCAAACGTCTGAATTTATTAAAAAATCCAAGGGAAGGTTATCTGTATATTCAGGTGACGATGTAATGGTGTTACAAGTTTTATCTCAAGGAGGAGTTGGGGTGGTTAGTGGTGGGGCGCATGTTGTTGGTGATATAATTAGGGATATGATTGATTCATTTTTAACTGGTAAAACGGAAAGGTCAATAAAATTATTTCAACTGCTTTATGATGTATTTAAAAGCTTTTTTGGTATCTCAGACACTCGTGTCAATCCAACTCCAGGAGTAAAAATGGCTTTGGAAATAGAAAGTGGGTTACCTGTGTCAAGAACTCGGTTGCCGCTTTTAACTTACTCGGAAGAAGATAGAAACTTTATAAAAGAAATTTTAGAAAAAGCCAGAAAGGCCTACAGTGAATTAGAATAA
- the dctP gene encoding TRAP transporter substrate-binding protein DctP, with the protein MDENEVERLTGRRIKVELYPSGQLGDQRSAIEQVRRGTIETYNISSGVLASAYYPPLEVLDMPFLFSSNEHILLFGNSDFIKQLIEDWAKNWYQNPFNTVFWF; encoded by the coding sequence TTGGACGAAAATGAAGTAGAACGACTCACAGGTAGAAGAATTAAAGTAGAACTTTACCCATCGGGACAACTTGGTGACCAACGCTCAGCTATAGAACAAGTAAGAAGAGGAACAATAGAGACTTATAACATTAGTTCCGGAGTTTTAGCTTCTGCATATTATCCCCCTTTAGAAGTATTGGACATGCCATTTTTATTTTCCTCCAATGAACATATCTTACTATTTGGAAATAGTGATTTTATAAAACAACTTATAGAAGATTGGGCAAAAAACTGGTATCAGAATCCTTTCAATACAGTCTTTTGGTTTTAG
- a CDS encoding TRAP transporter substrate-binding protein — translation MFNSKRPIKVPNDLKGLKIRTMEIVPHMKLIKAAGGTPVPMLMLELYTALQTKVVDGAENTISNILAQKYYQVQKYLTLTGNVMGIGVTIINEKWFQSLPDDLKGALIEAERTALLVYARISQLVSDVKLDDLKKR, via the coding sequence ATATTTAATAGCAAAAGACCTATAAAAGTACCTAATGATTTAAAAGGTTTAAAAATAAGAACTATGGAAATTGTTCCACATATGAAACTTATTAAAGCAGCAGGCGGTACTCCTGTCCCTATGCTAATGTTAGAACTTTACACCGCTTTACAAACAAAAGTGGTTGATGGAGCTGAAAATACTATTTCAAACATCTTGGCACAAAAATATTATCAAGTTCAAAAATACTTAACCTTAACGGGAAATGTTATGGGAATAGGAGTAACTATAATAAATGAAAAATGGTTTCAATCACTCCCAGATGACTTAAAAGGTGCTCTCATAGAAGCCGAAAGAACTGCTTTGCTAGTATATGCAAGAATATCTCAACTTGTTTCTGATGTCAAACTTGATGATTTGAAAAAAAGATGA
- a CDS encoding TRAP transporter large permease subunit, producing the protein MEIALSFTMFLSSILYFLVKGVPLYLVVHTFFHRFRFFNPFGNSFFHFGRKINSIFWNYKYGIINKISEFLNLLVGKYRGGLAYVNVLASMLFGGVSGSDIADVGGIGRLIVDLMVEAGYDNFNCYSNAYRYFKYIC; encoded by the coding sequence ATGGAAATAGCTTTGTCTTTTACTATGTTTTTAAGCTCCATCTTATATTTTCTCGTTAAAGGAGTACCACTTTATTTGGTCGTCCACACTTTTTTTCATAGGTTTAGATTTTTTAACCCTTTTGGCAATTCCTTTTTTCATTTTGGCAGGAAAATTAATAGCATATTCTGGAACTATAAATATGGAATCATAAATAAAATATCTGAATTTTTAAATTTATTGGTTGGTAAATATAGAGGAGGATTGGCTTATGTAAACGTTTTAGCCAGCATGCTTTTCGGAGGAGTTTCAGGATCTGATATTGCGGATGTTGGTGGTATAGGACGTTTAATAGTGGATTTAATGGTTGAAGCTGGTTATGATAACTTCAACTGCTATTCTAATGCTTACAGGTACTTCAAGTATATTTGCTAG
- a CDS encoding TRAP transporter large permease subunit, with the protein MKLVMITSTAILMLTGTSSIFARILAVEKIPDVLTNFLQSTIGDNKYLFLLFVNVFLLLFGMVMDAMPALLVLAPTFLPVAVNNYGLNPVHFGVVMGFNLIIGLMTPPYGPALFTGAAVSSLPIGKTSKEMIPFILASIAILLLVTFLPDIVLYLPKIFGVSE; encoded by the coding sequence TTGAAGCTGGTTATGATAACTTCAACTGCTATTCTAATGCTTACAGGTACTTCAAGTATATTTGCTAGAATTTTAGCAGTAGAAAAAATCCCAGATGTTCTCACAAATTTTCTTCAATCAACAATAGGAGATAATAAATATTTATTCTTATTGTTTGTGAATGTTTTTCTTTTACTTTTTGGTATGGTCATGGATGCTATGCCAGCTCTATTAGTTCTTGCTCCTACATTTTTACCAGTCGCAGTTAATAATTATGGACTAAATCCCGTTCATTTCGGCGTTGTAATGGGTTTTAATTTAATAATTGGTCTTATGACACCTCCATATGGCCCCGCTTTATTTACAGGAGCCGCTGTAAGCAGTTTGCCTATTGGGAAAACATCAAAAGAAATGATCCCATTTATACTTGCTTCAATTGCTATCTTACTTTTAGTAACATTCTTACCGGATATTGTATTATATCTTCCAAAAATATTTGGGGTCTCTGAGTAA
- the ndk gene encoding nucleoside-diphosphate kinase yields MERTFIYLKPNAVRRGLVGEIIKRFEQRGIKIVALKLFWMTREQAEQLYEIHKGKDFYEELIEFVTGGPVVAMIVEAPRVIDMVRHIIGKTDPLKAGTGTIRGEFALTITKNLIHASDSLESYEREYKIFFNEEEIVNYFLDVQDDI; encoded by the coding sequence ATGGAAAGAACGTTTATCTATTTAAAACCAAATGCTGTTAGACGAGGACTAGTAGGAGAAATAATCAAAAGATTTGAACAAAGAGGGATAAAAATTGTTGCGTTAAAACTATTCTGGATGACAAGAGAGCAAGCAGAACAATTGTATGAAATACATAAAGGAAAAGATTTTTATGAAGAATTAATTGAATTTGTAACAGGCGGACCAGTTGTTGCGATGATTGTAGAGGCTCCACGTGTAATAGATATGGTTAGGCATATAATTGGAAAAACTGATCCTTTAAAAGCAGGCACTGGAACGATCAGAGGAGAATTTGCTTTGACAATTACTAAAAACCTTATTCATGCTAGTGATTCACTAGAAAGTTATGAAAGAGAATATAAGATATTTTTTAATGAGGAAGAAATAGTAAATTATTTTCTTGATGTACAAGATGACATATAA